TCAGTTCGGGAAAACCAGCGGGAGGGCCGTAATGGGTCCAGCCCTGGTCGAGGGCGCGCTTCGCCGCATCAACAATGTTGGGCGCCGTCGGAAAGTCCGGCTCTCCAATTTCCAAATGGATCACTTTTTTGCCCTGCGCCTCAAGTTCGCGCGCGCGGACCAGCACATCAAAAGCGCCTTCGGTGCCCAGACGAGACATGCAATCAGCAAATCGCAGCTTTTGCGTTTCCGTAGACATTGAAATCCCCTGAACGGGCAAGTGTAAACCGTTTGCGACGTGAACGAAAGAACATCAACAAAATAGTTCAACACGACCGAGTTCGATGCCATTCTTGCCGGATCATCTCTGCCTATGCCTAACATCACAACCATCGCTTGCCGCGAGCCGCTCGGCAATGTTAACTTTAGGTAGGGACTTGGCGCCCCAGTTCCTGCCTGGTCCCTGCGGGCAAACATCGAAAATATGCGTTGGTCCTGGAAAATTGGCGAGGTCGCGGGAATCGGCCTCTACATTCACGCCACGTTCTGGCTCCTCATCGCCTTCGTTCTCTTCCTGAACTGGTCAGATGGGCACAGTCTTCTAACGGCTTTTTACGCTGCCGGTTTCATCCTTGTCATTTTTGGCTGCATTACGCTCCACGAACTCGGCCACGCCGCCGCCGCCCGCCACTTTGGAATTCGAACGCGTGACCTCACTCTGCTGCCCATCGGAGGATTGGCGCGGCTTGAGCGCATGCCGGATGATCCCATTCAGGAACTCTGGGTGGCGCTCGCCGGGCCAGCCGTGAACCTCGCCATTGCCGGATTGCTCTATGGCGCGATTGCGTCCTCCGGAGGCGGGGTCAGCCTCGATCAACTGATCGCCTTCGATGGAGATTTTCTGACCAGGCTGCTGATTGTGAACTTCTGGCTCGTCGCGTTCAACATGGTCCCGGCGTTTCCCATGGACGGAGGGCGCGTCCTGCGCGCGTTGCTTGCCACGCGGCTTGATTACCGCCGCGCCACTCGCATTGCTGCGCGCATCGGCCGTGGCATCGCATGCCTGTTCGCGCTGGCGGGGCTGTTCACCGATCCGTTTCTCATTTTTATCGGTCTGTTCGTCTGGACAGGCGCTGGCGAGGAGGATTCGTTTGCCAGAATGCACTCACCGGCCGGGGATATTGCCGTGCAGAACGTTATGCTGCATGACGTTCGCACGCTCCGGCCTGACGATACGCTGGGAGATGCGGTCAACCA
This window of the Terriglobia bacterium genome carries:
- a CDS encoding site-2 protease family protein; its protein translation is MRWSWKIGEVAGIGLYIHATFWLLIAFVLFLNWSDGHSLLTAFYAAGFILVIFGCITLHELGHAAAARHFGIRTRDLTLLPIGGLARLERMPDDPIQELWVALAGPAVNLAIAGLLYGAIASSGGGVSLDQLIAFDGDFLTRLLIVNFWLVAFNMVPAFPMDGGRVLRALLATRLDYRRATRIAARIGRGIACLFALAGLFTDPFLIFIGLFVWTGAGEEDSFARMHSPAGDIAVQNVMLHDVRTLRPDDTLGDAVNQILSGWREDFPVVFGDHVLGLLTREGMTRGIALTGPETRVRDAMRRDISGIDLRLRLEQALVMIRECNSRSLPVVHEGRLVGLLTLDNVGEFLSIHSALLQADRKSREKKEEDIGRRSPDAIS